In Phycisphaerae bacterium RAS2, the DNA window CCGTGCCCTCGCGAAAGATGCCGGTTTGCCGCAGGAGGCAATCGACCAGGGACGTCTTGCCGTGGTCGACGTGAGCGATGATAGCGACGTTTCGTAGCTGCATGGTGGGGTGTCGTTTCCTGGTGTGGTATCGTGTTGTGAGTTCGTGGGTACCGACGATCGGCAATTGCTGATTCGCGGGCATTGTAGGGGCCGGCGATGATTCATGCGAATCCGCGGCGTACGAACGCAAATGAACGAGATTGGAGTAAGGAGAAATTCCAGATGGCAACCAACCGAAGCACCCGTCGCCGATTTCTAAGCAACACCGGCAAACTGGCAATCGTGACCAGTGCGGCCGCCGCCGGCGCATCGAACATCGCCGCCGAGGCGGTGCACGCCGACGAACCGCAATCCAGCAATGAGAAAGCAAACCGCCCTGACCGTCGCGTTGTGCCCGGCAGTCCGAGCAAGGCCTATTCGCGCGCGATGCAGTCGGGTCGATTCGTGTTCGTGGCCGGCTGCGTCGGCACATATCAAAAGGACGGCAAGTCGGCGATGGATGCCGATTTTGAGTCGCAGGCACGGCGCACGCTGGAGAATTTAAAGGCGTCCGTCGAGGCAGCCGGTTCAAGCCTGGACAAAGTCCTCAAGTGCACCTGCTTCCTGAAGAAGTATGAGGACTTTGCGAAGTTCAACGAAGTGTATATGACAATCTTCCCCGAACCGCGCCCGGCGCGCAGCACCGTCGTCGTGCTGGATTTCGTCGTCCCCGGCGCGCTGCTGGAGGTCGATTGCGTCTGCGTGGTGTAATGGCGTGCTCCAAGGAGCCGATCACGCCATTCGCAGATTCACTATGGCGGGCATTCGACGACCGCACGAAACGCTCCGATTGCTCGCGCAATCGGCACTTTGAATGTTGATTACTTGAACGCTTCGCGCAGCTTCCTTATCGCACCGCGGATCGCGCTCTGCGCCGTGTCATCGGCGGCATTCGTCGCCACGAGAATGGCCAAATCTCGCTGCGGCGCGATAACAACTACAGCGTACCAGCGGCCGTTCGACCCGTCGTGCGCCAGCATCTTCCCGCCGGCCCACTCCTCGTCGCGAATCACCCAGCCGAACGCGTATTCCTGTTTGTATGGATCAGCGTGCAGCAATTCGAACGTCGCGGGCTTAAGCAATTCTGCCGACTCCGGCTTCCGCGCGCCCCGCAGATGCAGCCGCGCATACTTCGCCCAGTCGCCGACCGAGCAATGCGCCGTTCCCGCCGGCCCGATCACGGCGGGATTGTCGCTACCCGGCCCCGGCGGCACGGCGCTATACATCATGAACAACGAGTCGTGCCCGCGCGGCTGATCGACTTCATCCGGCGACCCCGGTGCGCCGAAGCCGGCCGTCGTCATTCCCAGCGGCTCGAACATCATTTGCTTCATCAGTGCTTCGTAGGCTTCGCCGGTCACCGCCTCGCACATCGCCCCCGCAATCGCGAAGCCGTAATTTGAATAGGCAAACTTGGTATCTGGTTCGTGCGCTGGCTCGCGCGACAGCACGATCTCAACGAGCGAACGCCGCTGCTTGAGCATGTCCCCAGAAAGCAACAGCACCTTCGGCCACGTCGCCAAATCCGGCCGCCGATCCTCCGCCAGCCCCGCGCGATGACACAACAATTGCTTCAACGTTACGGTGCGATACACCGAGTTCAACTTCTCCGCCTGTTCGCCAAAAGCCTCGGCGACCGTCGTCTCCCATTTCAACTTACCTTGCTCCACGAGCATTGCGCAAAGCGTCGCCGTCATCGACTTCGTGCATGAGCCGAGATGAAACCGATCATCCGCAGCGATCTTCTGTTTGCCTCGCGCCTCGCGCTTGCCGGCAACGCCAACCACGATCGGCCCCTTGCTTCTTACCACCGCCGCCGCCATCCCCGGCACGCGGTCTTTTTTTATGACATCCTTCAGAATGGCGGTCACATCGTCAGCCGCAGGCCGGGTCGTTTGGCCGATGACCAATTCAACAAGCATCAACGAGTGGATGACGGATGCAATGCAGATTGTTGGCAATCGTCCTCTCATCATGCGAGTGGTCCCCGTGGAATCGAATGCGTTGTCAGGTCGTGCCGCATGTAGAGTAATCGCACGAAAAGCGGCGATCTCACGAAACAACCATGAACGCACAGAGTACGGGCAATCAAGGCATAAACACTCAGAGCCGGGGCGTATCGCCCCGGAGATTCCGGGCAACGCAGCGACATTGGCGAATCTCAATCGATCAGTTCGGCAGGACGGCGTCATCCGGCTCGACACGAGCCGGCTCTGACCATCTGGCGCGTCCCTTCGCGCCAGCCGGGTCTGACGAAGAAAAATGATTCTTGATATAATCGTGATCAGTAGCCTTTTGATCGATCCGATTGCGAGGACGCGACATGCAACCCGACCTCTCCATCAACTTCTGCGGCGTGAAGTCCCCCAATCCCTTCTGGCTCGCATCGGCTCCGCCGACCAACAGCGGCTACCAGGTTCGCCGCGCCTTTGAGGCCGGTTGGGGCGGCGCAGTCTGGAAGACCCTCACCCACGAACCGATCGTCAATGTCTCCAGTCGTTACGGGGCGGTGGATTACGACGGCCGCAAGGTGATGGGCCTGAACAACATCGAGCTGATTACCGACCGCCCGCTGGATGTGAACCTCGCCGAAATACGCGACGTCAAGCGCGACTTCCCAAACCATGCCTTATTCGTGTCACTCATGGTCGAATCCAAGCGCGAAACGTGGCACGACATTGTCAAACGCACCCAGGACACCGGCTGCGACGGTTTCGAGCTGAACTTCGGCTGCCCGCACGGCATGAGCGAACGCGGTATGGGCGCGGCCGTCGGCCAGGTGCCGCAATACGCCGAGATGATTACGTCGTGGGTGAAGGAAGCATCGCGCATTCCCGTCATCGTCAAGCTCACGCCGAACGTGACCGATGTGCGCGCCATCGCCCGCGCCGCAAAGAACGGCGGGGCCGATGCCGTCTCGCTCATCAACACGATCAATTCCATCATGGGCGTCGATCTTAATTCGTTCGCCCCCAAGCCCAGCGTCGCAGGCCGCGGGTCACACGGCGGCTACTGCGGCCCGGCGGTCAAACCGATCGCCCTCAACATGGTCTCGAGCATCGCCGCCGATCCGGGCGTCCGCATTCCCATCAGCGGCATCGGCGGCATTCAGGCATGGCAGGACGCCGTCGAGTTCATGCTGCTCGGCGCGACGAGTGTGCAGGTCTGCACGGCCGTCATGCACTACGGCTTTCGAATCGTCGAGCACATGATCAGCGGTATGAAGAATTGGATGCGCGAACATGGGTTCAAAAAGACGTCTGACTTCATCGGCAAGGGCGTGCCCAACATCGCCGACTGGGGCGATCTCGATTTGTCCTACAAAGTCGTCGCCGAGATCAGTCAGGCGAAGTGCATCCACTGCGGCCTGTGCTACATCGCCTGCGAGGACGGCTGCCACCAGTCCATCAAATGGGAGAAAGTCCCGCTGGACGAATTCACTAAGCGATACGGCGCCCCGCAATCCTCAAGCCCCAAGCCTCAAGCCAATTCCAACGGCAACGGCCAGCGCCTCGTCAACCCCGACATGCATTTCCACAAGAGCGGCGATGTCGAGGTGCTACCCGGAGCGGGCGACGGCTACGTCGGCGTCTTCAGCATCAAGCAGGACACCTGCGTCGGTTGCAACATGTGCTCGCTCGTCTGCCCGGTGGAAGACTGCATCACGATGAAACAAATGGACAGCGGCCTGCCGAAAATGAACTGGAAGGAATACCAGGCGAAGCTTGCATCGGGTGAGATGCAGAAGATCGAGCCGCCCAGCCATGTGTAACGATTCTCGCAATTCAGAGCCGGGGCATGTCGCCCCGATGAAAAAGTGCTGCATCCGATTGCGCGCGCAATCACCTCTATTGGTACTTGCGGCGATTGCATTGGGATCGAGCGGAATCGCCCGCGCCCAGACCGGAACCTTCCTCGATCGCCAGTGGCCCAGCGATTTGCGTGTGGCGGATTACAACGTCAACTGGGATTCCATCTTCCCCGACAACGACCCGAACAATCATTCATTCCGCTGCTGCAACAAGGTCGCCGAGTTTCGCCGGCTCATCGCCGCCATCAATCCCGACATCATGACGCTTCAGGAAATCAACGGGAGCCGGCCGGTCACCGACGTCACCGCCATCTTCAACACCGTGCTGCCCCTCCCCGGTGGTGCAAGCTGGCACGGCGCGATTGGCTACAACAACGTCATCGTCAGCCGGTGGCCGCTCTCGATGATCGCTACCCAAACGACTCCCGCCGGAAACCTGCCGCGCGTCATGGCCCTCGTCGATCTGCCGAACGATCGCTTTGCGCGAGACCTCTACATCATCAACGAACATTTCAAGTGCTGCGAAGGCGCGGCCAACGACCTTCGCCGACAGATTCAGGCGGATTCAATCATCAACTGGATGCGCGACGCCCGCACCGCCGGCGGCAGCATCACGCTGTCAACCGGCACACCCATGCTCGTCATCGGCGACCTCAACATCGTCGGATCGCTCAACCCGCTCAACACCGTCCTCTGCGGCAACATCAGCGACAACGGCACGTACGGACCCGACTCCCCTCCTGACTGGGACGGCTCATGCAGCGTTGATGGCCACCCTTTGCATAACATCACCGGCCCGGAAGACTACACCTGGCGCGACGACGGCAGCAACTTCGACCCCGGCCGCCTTGACTTCGCCATCTTCACGGACAGCGCCCTCAGCGTCGCGAAGAAACTCATCCTCAACACCGTCACCATGACACAGGCCGATCGCGATGCAAACGGTTTGCAACTCAATGACGTGCTGCTCGACCCACCGGGCTACTACGACCACCTGCCGCTCGTGGTCGACTTCCGCCTGACGACGCCCGTTCCTGCCAACGGCGACGTGAACCTCGACGGCGCTACCAACGGCCGCGACATCGACTGGTTCGTCCGGCTCCTGCTGACCGGCCTCGGCAACGATCCGCTGCGCATCGCCAAGGGGGATTTTTCAGGCAACGGTGTGGTGGACGCCGCGGATGTTTCAGTTTTCGTTAATGCGTTGGTCGGGCCGTAGCCCTACGCATCGCGGAAGCGCCGAATCGAATTGCGAAGCAGGTCAAACGTCGCTTGAGGGAAACCCGGCGGCCACACTTCCGCGAAGCGTTCTTCATCCGTGCCGGCTTGCAAAGTGGCAAGCATTCTCGAAACCGCGCGTGCAAATCCAATGGCAGTTGTACAGGTGCTGAACAAGGGCTGTGCTTGCGCGCGATCCGCTCGAACTGAATCGCGAAAGTGTAGCAGCTTGAATTCTAGCTGATCTCCCGTTGCTTCCAGTAATCCCAGATACTCGCCGGGTTCGTCGTACATTACGAACTCGGTCGAGTGTGCGGGGCCGAGAACGCGCACGGCCGCTTCTGCCAGCAGCTTCAACGAATCATCCGGAATATGCGAAGGATAGATGATGGCCTCATTACTTCCATCCGAAAATGCGATTTCAAGCACGTGTGATGAATGCAAATTGGCTTTTATTTCCAGCACGCTCACTCACCCGAATTGCCTTCACGCGCTCGCGCACATTGCCGGCACGCGCATGTGATAGTCCGTCGTTAGTTGGTACGCATGCGCCGCGCGGAGCAGCCGGGCCTCCTCGAAGTGCGGGGCCATCAGTTGCAGGCCGATCGGTAGCCCGCCGCCGGTGAAACCGCAGGGGATCGACACGGCGGGAATGCCAGCGAGGTTGGCCGCGGTCGTGTAGATGTCGGCCAGGTACATCTGCAACGGGTCGTCGCTTTTTTCGCCCAGGCGAAAGGCCGCCGTCGGCGTCGTGGGCGACACGATCACGTCGCACTTCTGGAACGCCTCGCGAAAGTCGCGCGCGATCAGCGTCCGCACCTTTAGCGCCTTCAGGTAATACGCGTCGTAGTAGCCGCTCGAAAGCGCGTACGTGCCCAGCATGATCCGCCGCGCCACCTCCGGCCCGAAGCCCTCTGCCCGGCTTGCGGCGACCATCTCGATGAAATCGCCGCCGGTCGCTGTGCGATGCCCGAAATGCACGCCGTCGTACCGCGCCAGGTTGCTCGATGCCTCGGCCGTGCAGATGAGGTAATAACAGGCGATTGTATATTTTGTGTGCGGCAGCGAAAGCTCCACCACCGTCGCCCCCTGCTTGCGGTACTGCTCGATCGCCGCCTCCACCGCCGCGCGAACCTCGCCGTCCAGCCCATCGCCAAAGTACTCTTTCGGCACGCCGACCCGAAGCGACCCCAGCGGCTTGCCCAATTCGGCCACATAGTCCGGCGCCGGCTGTTCCACGCTCGTTGAATCGCGCGCATCCTTCCCCGCAATGCAGCCCAGCACGCGGGCCAGTCCTTCGGCGCTCGTCGCACACGGCGCGACGTGATCCAGGCTGCTTGCGAACGCGACCAATCCGTACCGAGAAACGCGCCCGTACGTCGGCTTCAATCCGCACACGCCGCAGAACGACGCCGGCTGACGGATCGACCCGCCCGTATCCGACCCCAGCGCATACGGCACCAGCCGCGCCGCCACAGCCGCCACCGATCCGCCCGACGATCCGCCGGGCACGCGCTCAACGTCCCACGGATTGCGCGTCGGGAAGTACGACGAGTTCTCGGTGGACGAGCCCATCGCGAACTCGTCAGTATTAGTCTTGGCGACGATCACCGCGCCGGCATCCAGCAATCGCTCGACGCAATGCGCGTTGTAGGGCGATTTGAAACCCGCCAGCATCTTCGACCCGCAGGTCGTCGTGCCCACATCGGTGCAGAAAATGTCCTTCACCGCGACCGGCACACCCTGCAACGCGCCGCGCGGCCCGCCGCGCGACGCCGCGGCATCCAGATCGGCCGCTCGCTTCCGCGCGGACTCCTCCAGCACGCTGATCGCGCAATGAAGCATCGGATCGAGCCGCGCGATGCGCTCGAGCGACGCGGCGACTTGCTGAACCGCCGACTCGCTCATGCCGACCCCTGATCGAGCAGCTTGGGAACTTTGAAGTACGGTGTGTCGCGCTGCGGCGCGTTGGCCAGCGTGCGATCGGCGCCAAGCGATTCACCCGGCACGTCCTCGCGCCAGACGTTCGCCACCGGCAACGGGTGCGCCGTCGGCTCCACGCCATCCGTGCTGACCTCGTTGAGTAGCGCGACATACGTCAGGATGTCGCCGAGCTGACCGGCATAGACCGCGAGCCGGTCCGGCGGCAGTTGCAGCCGCGCCAGGTGCGCGATGTGCTCAACCTGTTTGGGATCAATGGCGGGCATGGACGATTCAAACCTCGTGCGCGGAAGCTTGCACGGGCTCGGCCGAGAAGTCCAGCAATTGAATCGTAATCCGCGCCAACCGCGTCAGGCCGAGACGGCCTCGGGCTTCCAGTTGCGTCGCACCGGCTTCACCACCAGCCCCATGCGAATCGCCTTCGTGGAGACAAGAATCCGGGTCACCCGGCCGTCAACCACGGCGCGAACTTTCTGAAGATTCGGCTTGAACTTCCGCTTGGTGCGGCCCGTGACCTTTGTACCGACGCCGCCCAGGTACTTGGCCTTGCCGCGATGGGTATACTGGCGGCCGGTGGTCGTCTTCTTGCCGGTGAACTTACAAACGCGTGGCATGCTGCACCTCGACGGTGTCCAAATCCCAACAGTTCCGTAGAATCAGGCAAGTGTAAGTCGGATCGCACTTTTTTCAAGTGCTCGCCGCGGCTCATTCATTTAGGGATGACCGGACTGGTTCCGATAACCAATGTCGGATTCATCCGGGCCGGCCCCGGCTCTCGGCAATGAACCCCGCCGGGCCGCGTTAGGCCCCCAGTGAGGTCGGAGATGGATGACGCCTCGGTGCGGCAGGCGATTGAGCTGGCCAAACGCGGCGACGCCCCGGCCATGCACCAGCTGGTCGATCTCTTTGCGGGCCGAATCTTCGGGTTCTTCTACCGCTCGACCGGTTCGCGGGCCGACGCCGAGGACTTGATGCAGGAGGTCTTTGTCCGCGTCGTGCGGATGCTGTCCCAGTATCAGGACGACGGGCGATTCGAGTCGTGGTTGTTCCGGATCGCCGCGAACCTGGTTCGAGACCGCGTCCGGCAGCAGCGTCGCCGGCCGCGCCACCTTTCAGGCCATGGTGCGGACTCAACCAGACACGGCAACGAGTCGCAGGTACTGGACGAGTTGGCCGGTCAGGAGCCTGCGGCCGATGCTCGGATGGCGCTCGGCGAAGACGTGGACGCGCTGAACGCGGCGCTGGCGCAGCTACCGGACGGCGAGCGAGAAGTCATCATGCTAAGACATTTTTCGCAGATGTCGTTCAAGGAGATCGCCGAGACGACGGGCACGCCGCTGGGGACGGCCTTGGCGCGCGGGCATCGCGGCCTGCGCCGGCTGCGCGAGTTGATGGAATCGCAGGAGACAGCCCGCCGCACCCGGCAATCCGGCGGCAAGTTGAGCGTTTAGCAGGCAGGAGCCAGACGATGCAGGCTTTTGATTCGGACAACCTGGAACGCGAGATCGCCGAAAGCGAGCGGTGGCTGCGGCAGATTGAGACGCCGTCGCCGTCGCCGAAGGCCATCGCGAACCTGAAGGAAGTCTTGACCGCGGAAATGGGTAGTGACCGCGTGGGGGGCCGGGCCGCCCCCATGCGGCGATTTTCCGGGTGGCACGGTTCGCTTGCTGCCGCGGCGGCCTTGTTGTTGGCCGTCGGGATCGGCTGGTACTCCTTCTCCGGTCACGGTCGTTCGGCATTGGCGACGGCGGAAACGGGCGAGCCGATTCCGCTGTCGGCCGATGCGAGCGAGCAGTTGAGCCGGTACAGCGACTGGGAGCGCGAGCTTTCGGCGTTGGAGTCCGAGTCGCTGGACGACGTGCTGTCGGGCGTGCGCGATGCGGCCCTGGAGATCGGTGCGTAATCGTAGGGACCGTTCGATCGCAGACAACACGATGACATGAGCGGGTCAAGGGTGTGGGTGGTGCGCTTCGGCAACAGCCGGCGCGGGCAGTCAGTCAAGCAAAGGGCAAGAACATGAACGGGCGATTTGGGTTTGCAGTGACGGGCATGATGGGGTTGGCGCTGGGTGTCGGATTCCTGGCAGTGCCTTCAGCGCGGGCGGTTGAACCGCCGGAAGACCAGCAGGGCGCGATGGACGAAGATCGACCGCCGCGCCGAGGCCCGATGGGCGGGCCGCGGATGCACGACGGTCCTCCGCCGGGGCATTCTGAAGACGGCATGGACGACGGTCCGCGCCGGCCGATGCGCGAGCGCCGGGGTGAAGGCCCGGACGGCGGGCGCCGCTGGCGCGAGGGGCCGCCCGAGCTGACCGATGAAACGCTTGACAAGGTCATGGCACTGGTCGCGGACAAGTTCCCGATCATGCACCAGCGACTCACGCGGCTGCGGGAAGAGAACCCCGAACGCTTCCGCCGGTCGATCGGCCGCATGGTCGGCGTCTATCACGAGTATCAGATGCTCAAGGAGCGCCACCCCGAGATGGCCGAGACGCTGATCGACGAGATTCGCGGCGAGCAGCAACTGGCCGATTTGATCGAACAGCATCGCGCTGCCTCGGGCGACGCGCCGAAGCAGGCACAAATCGAAACAACGATGCGCGAGGCCGTTCGCACGCAGGTGAACCTGATGCTCAAGCGGCGCGAAGCGCGGCTGGCGGATTTCGGCGCGCGAATCGCCCAGCAGCAGGAACGTCTCGCCGAAGAACAGGCCAAGCTGGCCGATGAAAAGACACGCGTCGATGAGTTGGTCAACCAGCGACTGGAGGACATCAAAGCCGGCAAGATGCCGCCGAAGCATGGGCCGTTTGAGGGCCGCGGTTTCGGCAAGGGACCTCCGGGCGGTCCCGGTGGCCCCGGGCTGGGCGGTCCCGACGAGCGCCGAATGCGAATGCGCGACGGCAAAGGCCCGCGTCATCCGCGGCCGCGACCGGATGAGGACATGCCGCCGGAAGACGGTGAAATGCTCCCTCCGCCGCCGCCACCGGGCGAGTGATGCGAGAACGTCGCCGCACTCAAACGAGAATTCACAGCCCACATATCGAGGTGCATTCCGCGACTCGACAGGTCGGCGCGTGAGGGCTATCTTGGGTGCGCTGGCGGTGTGAATCGCTGGCACACAACATAAGAGTGACATCCGCGTGAGAATCGTGGGTGGAGTGGGCCCGTGGTCGCTTGTCGACCGCGGGCCATTATTTTGCGCTGACCTTAAGCCTTAAAAATCTCATCCTGATGCTACATCTTCTCATCGTGGTGCGTCGAGGACGCACCCTACGTTTTACTGCCCACCGCCCACCGCTCACTGCTCACTGACCACTGCCCACTGCCCCCTCAATCAAACGACTTCACGAATGCGATGCCCGTGCCGCCTTGCGTGCTGGCATACGGCGCGATCTTCCACCCGAAGAAATCCGGATCGCGGCCCGACGCGACGCTGTGCCCCACCACCGTTCCAAGCACGGCCCCCATGACCACGTCGGAGAAATAATGCTCGCCGTCCTCGATGCGCTCGTATCCCGCGAGCGCGGCCAGTGCATAGAGCGGAATGCCGACCGCGTGCCCGTATGCCTCATGCATGACACTCGCCACAACGAAGCTGCTCGACGTATGGCCCGAAGGCAGCGTCCCGCGCTCGCCGTTGGGGGCCCGGTCGTACGACGCCGCCTGCCCCAGCATCACCGTCACGCCGTTGATGGCCAGCGCCGAGAACAGCGTCTTGCCCACTTCGTAGGTCTTGTCGTCCATGCGCTGTTGGCCGATGAGGTACCACGCGCCGGCCAGTGCGAAATGGGTGCCGGGGTTGCCAATCGCCCCGAATGCGTCGCGCCAGTCCTCCTTGAAATGGTGGTGCGCCGGCCGCCAGTCGCCCTCTTTGTTGAAGTGCCGCTCGATGGAGTAATCGACGCCAGATTCCTTGATGGCGATGGCCCCGCCGAGCGTGCCGCCGAGAATCACGAGGTTGACCGGGTTGGCATAAACGCGCTTCGTGTCACGCCACAGATCGGCCGGGGCGTTCTTCACGTCGCGCTTGACCGTCTCCCAGAACGACGGCAGCGGCGGGCGACGAAGGTATTTGTCTTCTTTCTCCGACCAGTTGACCTCCGCTCCGTCCGCTGTGCCGGCCCCCTCGCCGGCGTCGCCCAGCAGCAGGATCGTCTCGTCAAAGTCGAGCTGCGCCGCCTGCGCCAGTGTCACGACGCGATCCTGCCCCGCCGCGCCCGTCGCTCCATTCGCCGTTGACGCGACGATTGAAACAGGCTGGTTCAGCCGAACCTTCGGGGCGCGCCCGGAGCCGGAACTTCGCCATGCCAGATCCCTGTCCGCGGGCGGCAGGTCGTCAGCGCTTGCCAGCCGCGCTCGCTCGATCCGGTCCAACCGGCCCGCCAGACCTTGCGGCGCGATGCTTGCCGACCGCTCGCTGCAACCGGCCAGTGAAGCCAGCAACACCGTTGCACAAGATATAGAAAGGGTGATTCGTGACATGACCATGCCTCCTGGAAGAATCGAGGCCGCCTCGCGCCGTCCTTGGCGGGTTGGGGCTCAATCGTAGAACGCTGGAAAGAGCTTGGCAACTCAACATTTCTGTCAAAAGGTGGATATCGGGGCATCACGAAGGGGATCAACCGATCTCGACAATTTACGCCCAAACACTTGAAACGCTTCCTCGAAAGCCGTACATTCGTTGGCGTGCGATGCTTCGTCATGGTCCATCCACCTATCTTGGATTGACGGATCTGCGGCATCGGATGCGCCTTTCACTGCCGGGCCGTAATTAGCGGGCGTGTCGACGCTGAACACGCGAGGAGGCAACATGTCCCGAATCAAGACGAGCGAGACTTACATGGCGAGTCGTCAGTCATCGGGCCACAGGCTTATGGAATTCATTCGAGTCCGGCGTAAGCCCGTATGCGGAAAGCTGTTCGACAGTCGCCTACCTGGTTTACGCTGGTTTGCCTTGTACGGCGCTCTGCTATCCGCATCAGTTGCCGCGCCGGTTCGAGCCCAATGGACCGTGACCAACTTGCACCCGGAAGGGGCCAGTGAATCGTTTGCGACGGGCGTTCACGCGGGCCAGCAAGTGGGCTACGCAAAGTTCGGCATCACCGATCGAGCCACATTGTGGAACGGCAGCGCGGAGTCATGGATTGACCTAAATCCCTTTGGAGCGAGCTCTTCACGAGCACTGGGGATTCATAACGGGCAACAAGTGGGTCAAATCGGCGTTGGCAGCAATTCCACACGGGCTGCCATGTGGAGCGGCAGCGCAGCCTCATTCGTCAGTCTGCATCCCGCCGGCGCTACCTTCTCACAAGCTCATGGCGTCTACGATGGTCGGCAGGTCGGCGAAGTGAGATATGGCGGCTCCAGTCGCGCGACCTTATGGAATAACAGCTCGACGCCGTTGAGCTTGCACCCCGACTGGCTTGCGAGCGGGTCGGTTGCCTATGGAGTTGACAGCAATCAAGTGGCAGCAAGGCTCGATATGTATGGCGATCCTGCGGCCGGTGTTTGGAACACCAGTGGCTCTTATTGGGTGAATCTCGGGCCGCCGGGCACGTACTGGTCAGGGGCCTACGGCGTACACGCCGGTGAGCAGGTCGGCTGGGCCTACGGGTACGTGTGGGACCCCAACACAACGATACGAGCCTTCATGTGGAGGAGCTACACCAATACAGGCGTAGATTTACATCCCGCCATTGCAAGCTCTTCGATCGCGTACGGCGTTCACGCGGGGCATCAAGTGGGTCAAGTCGCATTTGGCGCGTACCCGGGCGTCCCACATGCCAGCTTTTGGAAAGGTACTGCCGAAACGTGGGTAGACCTGCACACCTTCCTGCCGGTGCACTACCAAAGTTCAGAAGCGCGAGGCGTCTGGCACGACCAAGACGCAGGAATAACATACGTAGTGGGGCACGGATTCAACATCAACACGGGTCGAAACGAGGCCCTCATGTGGACGTTGCCCGAGCCCGGCAGTGGACTATTGGCGATGGCGGCGATGCTGGGGTTGACCGCGACGCGCAGCCGGCGCTCACACGCGGCGAACATCAACATGAAAACGATTGAAAGCACGTCAATGCGGCCTAGCCCGTGATGGGCGTCGATTCGCGCCGCACATTCGTGATAGCCTTTGACCTATGACACGGATCAGCGAGTTCTAAAGAATCGTCACTTACATGTACTACCGTGATCATGCCCCGCCGCATTTTCACGCCGTCAATTCCGGAAGCGAGGCGGAAGTGGCGATCGACTCCCTTGAAACCATTGATGGGTTCTTGCCCCACCGGGCGATGAGTCTGGTAAAAGAATGGGCAAGGCTCCATCAGGTTGAACTTCGGACTGTCTGGAACCAAGCGCGTTCGCATCAACCATTGAAACAGATCGAACCGCTGCCCTAAAATGATGCGTATGCCTCGAATCAACGAAATACGACCATTGCCCGGGTTTCGCATCTTCGTCCGGTTCGAGGATCAGGTCGCGGGTGAAGTAGACCTCTCTGATCTACGCGGCAAGGGCGTGTTTCAATCCTGGGACATTCCAG includes these proteins:
- the tdcF_1 gene encoding Putative reactive intermediate deaminase TdcF; translated protein: MATNRSTRRRFLSNTGKLAIVTSAAAAGASNIAAEAVHADEPQSSNEKANRPDRRVVPGSPSKAYSRAMQSGRFVFVAGCVGTYQKDGKSAMDADFESQARRTLENLKASVEAAGSSLDKVLKCTCFLKKYEDFAKFNEVYMTIFPEPRPARSTVVVLDFVVPGALLEVDCVCVV
- a CDS encoding D-alanyl-D-alanine carboxypeptidase precursor, which translates into the protein MMRGRLPTICIASVIHSLMLVELVIGQTTRPAADDVTAILKDVIKKDRVPGMAAAVVRSKGPIVVGVAGKREARGKQKIAADDRFHLGSCTKSMTATLCAMLVEQGKLKWETTVAEAFGEQAEKLNSVYRTVTLKQLLCHRAGLAEDRRPDLATWPKVLLLSGDMLKQRRSLVEIVLSREPAHEPDTKFAYSNYGFAIAGAMCEAVTGEAYEALMKQMMFEPLGMTTAGFGAPGSPDEVDQPRGHDSLFMMYSAVPPGPGSDNPAVIGPAGTAHCSVGDWAKYARLHLRGARKPESAELLKPATFELLHADPYKQEYAFGWVIRDEEWAGGKMLAHDGSNGRWYAVVVIAPQRDLAILVATNAADDTAQSAIRGAIRKLREAFK
- the preA gene encoding NAD-dependent dihydropyrimidine dehydrogenase subunit PreA; translation: MQPDLSINFCGVKSPNPFWLASAPPTNSGYQVRRAFEAGWGGAVWKTLTHEPIVNVSSRYGAVDYDGRKVMGLNNIELITDRPLDVNLAEIRDVKRDFPNHALFVSLMVESKRETWHDIVKRTQDTGCDGFELNFGCPHGMSERGMGAAVGQVPQYAEMITSWVKEASRIPVIVKLTPNVTDVRAIARAAKNGGADAVSLINTINSIMGVDLNSFAPKPSVAGRGSHGGYCGPAVKPIALNMVSSIAADPGVRIPISGIGGIQAWQDAVEFMLLGATSVQVCTAVMHYGFRIVEHMISGMKNWMREHGFKKTSDFIGKGVPNIADWGDLDLSYKVVAEISQAKCIHCGLCYIACEDGCHQSIKWEKVPLDEFTKRYGAPQSSSPKPQANSNGNGQRLVNPDMHFHKSGDVEVLPGAGDGYVGVFSIKQDTCVGCNMCSLVCPVEDCITMKQMDSGLPKMNWKEYQAKLASGEMQKIEPPSHV
- a CDS encoding Endonuclease/Exonuclease/phosphatase family protein, translated to MCNDSRNSEPGHVAPMKKCCIRLRAQSPLLVLAAIALGSSGIARAQTGTFLDRQWPSDLRVADYNVNWDSIFPDNDPNNHSFRCCNKVAEFRRLIAAINPDIMTLQEINGSRPVTDVTAIFNTVLPLPGGASWHGAIGYNNVIVSRWPLSMIATQTTPAGNLPRVMALVDLPNDRFARDLYIINEHFKCCEGAANDLRRQIQADSIINWMRDARTAGGSITLSTGTPMLVIGDLNIVGSLNPLNTVLCGNISDNGTYGPDSPPDWDGSCSVDGHPLHNITGPEDYTWRDDGSNFDPGRLDFAIFTDSALSVAKKLILNTVTMTQADRDANGLQLNDVLLDPPGYYDHLPLVVDFRLTTPVPANGDVNLDGATNGRDIDWFVRLLLTGLGNDPLRIAKGDFSGNGVVDAADVSVFVNALVGP
- the gatA gene encoding Glutamyl-tRNA(Gln) amidotransferase subunit A translates to MSESAVQQVAASLERIARLDPMLHCAISVLEESARKRAADLDAAASRGGPRGALQGVPVAVKDIFCTDVGTTTCGSKMLAGFKSPYNAHCVERLLDAGAVIVAKTNTDEFAMGSSTENSSYFPTRNPWDVERVPGGSSGGSVAAVAARLVPYALGSDTGGSIRQPASFCGVCGLKPTYGRVSRYGLVAFASSLDHVAPCATSAEGLARVLGCIAGKDARDSTSVEQPAPDYVAELGKPLGSLRVGVPKEYFGDGLDGEVRAAVEAAIEQYRKQGATVVELSLPHTKYTIACYYLICTAEASSNLARYDGVHFGHRTATGGDFIEMVAASRAEGFGPEVARRIMLGTYALSSGYYDAYYLKALKVRTLIARDFREAFQKCDVIVSPTTPTAAFRLGEKSDDPLQMYLADIYTTAANLAGIPAVSIPCGFTGGGLPIGLQLMAPHFEEARLLRAAHAYQLTTDYHMRVPAMCASA
- the gatC gene encoding Glutamyl-tRNA(Gln) amidotransferase subunit C → MPAIDPKQVEHIAHLARLQLPPDRLAVYAGQLGDILTYVALLNEVSTDGVEPTAHPLPVANVWREDVPGESLGADRTLANAPQRDTPYFKVPKLLDQGSA